The DNA segment CAGACTGCACCAGCGGCGCGATGACTAGCGCCCGGAGACCATCCCCCCGAGAGCTGATCCAACCCCCAGAACGCTGGCGATGATGAAAGCTACCAACATCAGGGCAAGCCAGCCGACCACAGTCACGATGATGGCCTGCGTGCTATCGAGGTCCAACCCCTCGCGGATGGCCAGTACGCCGGCAACCAGAGCCAGGATACCACCGGCCAGTGAGCCGATCCAGCCCACGCACGGGATAATGCCCAGAATGCCCAGCAGACGGGGTGCGTTGGCATAGCCGACCACACGCAGCACTTCGTTGAGTGAGCCCTTGCTCTGGTAGAGCATACGGCCCACGAACTGGGAGACGTAAGACCAGACGAACCAACCAATGAAACCGCCGATCAGTTCCGAGACAAAACCGTTGGCCGGTCGAGCCGCGCCTGCGGCGGCGCCAATGCCGGACAGCACACTGGCCACCGCCACGATAATGGCCGCCTGCTTCGTCGCCTGCGGATCTGACTCGATCTCCTTGAATACGGAGAAATCCAACTTGATAATGCGCATAATTCGGTCGAGCATGGTTCCTCCCCGGGCCCTAGAATGGCACCATTGTAGGCCCATTCCTTGCCCGATGTCAAGAGGTAGCTGCAAAGACCGCACAGCGAGCGGTTGACCGACCGGGAGCGAAGCCTATAATTACGGCGAGTGACGCGAGAGGAGGCTGAGTGATCCTGGAAATCGTGGCACACCGGGGTGCGCACGAGAAGCTGCCGGAGAACACGCTGGCTGCGTTCCAGCAGGCAGCGGTGATGGATGCCGATATGGTCGAAATGGACGTCAGGCTGACCCGCGACCACGTGCCGGTGATCTGCCACTATTATGCGCTTCCAGATAGGCTAGGGCTGCCTGGCTGTGTGTTCGAGTACACGCTGTCCAAGATGAGGCAGGCTGAAGAGAAGCTCCAGGCTACTGACAGCACAGGGAGCATTGCCATCCTCAGGGAGGTCTTGGAGTCACTCACCGGCCGTGTCGGACTCGAGATCGAGGTCAAAGGGCCCGAGCCGGAGTGCGTCGAGATCATCTCCGCAACGCAGCTCGACTACCGCCGTTTCTGGGATACGATGGAGTTGACTTCATACGAGCCGGCGTTGCTTCTGGCGCTGTCGGAGCGCTGCCCCGGCCTGGCTTCGGACCTGCTCTATCCTCCATCAGAGCCCTGGAAGACGCTCGATATCGTGGCCTATGAGGCAAAACACCTGGGCAGACTGGCCAGGGCCAGGGCCGTGCACCTCCACCACGGCCAGCTCTCGGAGCAGGTGGTGGCAAGCCTCTATGCCTTTAGCTTGGAAACGCACGTCTGGGGAGTGAATGACGTCAGCGCCCTGCAACTCTGCCGTGACCTGGGCCTGAAGCGAGTCTGCACGGATCAACTGACCATGGCTCTTGACTGGCGGTCCGAGGCTGCAGCTTGAGACCCACCTAGCGCATCGGTAAGGAGGTAGTCAATGTGGTCTCCGTGCGACGACCAGAGTGCAGTGGTGAACTGGCTGCTGCGGCCGGAAGACCCATCGATTCGGTTGCTGAGCCTCAGGCATCTGATGGGTCTGCCGTCTGATGATCCAGGTGTGCAGGAGGCAAGCGTTGCGGTCGTTGACTCACCACTTGTCAAACGAATCCTCTCGCGCCAGAACGCAGACGGAAGCTGGGGCAAGTCCGCAAACCCCTACCTGCCCAAGTACAAATCCAGCTACTGGACGTTGATGTTGCTCGGCCATCTCGCCGTGCCATATGGCAACGAACCGGTTCGGCGAGCGGTCGACCACATCCTTACTTTCCAGCAGCCCTGTGGCGGCTTTGCCACCTACGAAGAAGACAACGCCAGGGTAGAATACGAATTCGCCGTCAAGCGCGAGGCAGCCCGCGGCAAACCGGCTCCTGATGAACAAAGTTTCCTCGAGAACCTTCTGCGCGAGATGACGCTCTCCTGCCTCACCGGCAATGTGGTCTCGGCGTTGGTGCGTCTGGGCTACGGGCGACTGCCTGAGGCTGCGCGAGCGGTCGATTGGCTGATTCAGATCCAGAATGCCGACGGGGGCTGGCTGTGCCCCTACTGGTCGGCCCACCTCCGCGACAAGCACTCCTGCTTCTATGGCACCATCAGCGCGCTGGAGGCCCTGGCAGAGATGCTGCGGCTGAGGCCATCAACCAGACTGCGCCAGGCAGCGGACCGCGGCGCCGAGTTCCTGCTGCTGCACCGCCTCTATCGCGCAGACCACCACGACTGGCAACCGATCAACCCACAGTGGCTCAGACTCTCCTTCCCGTGGTTCTATGGCTACAGCATCCTGCGCGGACTGTGGGTGCTCGGCTTGCTGGGCTGCTGCGACGAACGAGCTCAGGATGCCCTCTCAGTCCTCCTTGAACGCCGCACTCCCGATGGTCGCTGGATCCTGGAGCATTCGCCCTATGGGCGGATGGCAGCCAATCTGGAGAAGGTCGGCCAGCCCAGCAAGTGGGTGACCCTGCACGCGCTGTGGGCGGTGCGTAACCTCACGAGTGGTGCATCCTCGCATTAAGCAAGGCACCGGTGAGGTCAACCGCTGGGCGGACCGGCATCGGCACTCACTGCCCCTCTGAGCAGTTCTTGATTATCCCGGCCTTCCTGCGAGGCCTTCGATTGAGGCGAACCGGCACCTGTTGCGGCCCGAGGTCTCAGCCACCCCTGAATGCCCTCCACACCGAACGCCGCTCCGCTTGGCGCAAGAGCTGCGACGGAACGTTCTGGCGGCTTGACAAATCCCCAAGACATGCTAATATATGAATACTTGCTCAATTATTCACCAGGTGAAGATCTATGACCGAGGCCGATCTCGACCATTGTGAAGTGGAGGCCATCCATCCGTCCGTGGTTCGCCAGGCCCAAGAGCAAATGCTCGATGAGCCGACGGCCACCCGCTTGGCCGAGCTCTTTCAGGCGCTGGGCGATCCCACCCGCGTGCGCGTCCTTTCGGCGCTCTGCGTGGGCGAACTGTGCGTGTGCGACCTGGCCGCAACCCTCGCGATGAGCCAGTCCGCCATCTCGCACCAGTTGCGAGTCCTGCGGCAGCTCAGGCTGGTCAAGCGGCGCAAGATGGGGCAGATGGTCTTTTATTCGTTGGACGACGAACATGTGTCGTCTCTGTTCAGTGAAGGCCTCGATCACGTCCGGCACCCACCGGCGGTGAGCGCGTGCTGAGCTTGCCGGAGTCTGCTCGTTGCGAGAGAAAGAAATGACACAACACATCACTCTTCCCATCAAAGGTTTGGACTGCGCAGACTGCGCCAGGGCGCTCGAAGGCGGTGTCGCCCAGCTTGAAGGTGTGGTGCATCCTGTCCTCAACTTTGCCTCCTCATCGCTGGCCGTAGAGTACGACCCGGCCCGCGTCTCTCTGGGCAGCGTGATGAAGCGGATCAAAGAGCTCGGCTACGACGTTGCGGGCGAAACCCTGACCTTTCAACTGGAAGGCCTCGACTGCGCAGACTGTGCTGCCAAGCTGCAGCAAGCCGCAGCGAACGTTCCCGGTGTGCTCAGCGCCCAGGTCAACTTTGTCACCGCCGAGATGCACTTGCTTGTTCTACCCCGTCAGGCAGTGGAGCAGGCCGTCTTCGGGCTTGCGTCAGAGATGGGCTATCGGGTCCGCACAGCCGCCGAGACTGACAGGCTAACGCGTGACGAGCCCAGGTCGAACTGGCGCATCTGGCTGTACGAACGGAGACGAACGGTCCTGACGGTGCTATCAGGCTCGTTCCTTGTATTGGCGCTCGTGGCCGGGCGCCTGGATTGGAACCCAATCCTGGTCAGCGGTCTCTTCGCTCTGGCCATGTTGTGTGGTGGTGTCTACATCGCCCGCAGCGGATGGGCGGCCCTCAGGACCACGCACACCCTCGACATGAACATGCTGATGACCATTGCTGCCATCGGCGCAGCGGCCATTGGCGAGTGGGCCGAGGGTGCCTCAGCGATGTTCCTGTTCTCGCTGGGCAACACGCTCGAAGCGATGACTATGGACCGGGCCAGAAGTGCCATCCGCAGGTTGATTGCCCTGTCTCCCCGAGAGGCTACGAGGGTACACGGCGACCACGCTGACCGGGTTCCGGTCGAGCAGCTTGCGGTGGGCGACCTGATCGAGGTCAAGCCCGGAGAGCGCGTGGCGATGGACGGAGCCATCGAACAGGGCCGCTCTTCGGTCGACCAGTCCCCCGTCACTGGCGAGTCGGTGCCCGTCGATGTGCAGCCCGGGTCGCCCGTCTATGCTGGCTCGATCAACGGGCAGGGTGCCCTGCTGGTTCGAGTGACCAGACTGGCCAGCGACAACACGCTCTCGCGCATCGTGCAGATGGTCCAAGAGGCGCAGGGCAGACGAGCGCCGGCACAGCGCTTTGTTGATACCTTTGCCCGCTACTACACACCTGCGGTGATCGCCCTGGCGGCAGGGGTCGCCGTCCTGCCTCCACTGATATCCGGTGCGCCCTTCCTGACCTGGCTCTACCGCGCACTGGTGCTCCTGGTGATCTCGTGCCCGTGTGCGCTGGTCATATCAACTCCTGTAGCCATCGTCAGTGCCATCTCGAGCGCTGCTCGTAAGGGCGTGCTGGTCAAAGGCGGAATGTACCTCGAATCCATCGCCAAGGTGCGCGCCGTGGCCTTTGACAAGACCGGCACGCTGACCGAAGGCAGGCCGGCGGTCGTCGATATCGTGCCTCTGGGCAGCGTACCTTCCCTCCCGGGGCTGGCTCAAGAACCGACAAACCCCGCCGACCGGGTGCTCACGGTAGCGGCGGCCATCGATGTGCATTCGCAACATCCCGTGGCCAGAGCCATCCAGGCGGAGGCCCGCACCAGGGGGCTTGCTCTTCCTCAGACCAGTGAGTACCAGCAACTGGTCGGCTTTGGCGGTCAGGCGCGCTTTGACGGCAGCATCTACTACATCGGCAACCATGCCCTGTTCACCGACCGAGTTCCTCACGCCGAGGAAGTGTGCGGTTTGGTAGAAAAGCTCGAGGCGGAGGGCAAGACCGTTGTGCTAGTTGGGTCTCCGGACGGTGTGCTGGGTGTCATCAGCGTTGCCGACCGAGTACGGCCGTCCAGCCCGGCAGTGCTGAAAGAGCTGAAGCATTTGGGTGTGAGCCACACGGTGCTTCTGACCGGCGACAACCAGCGCACAGCTCAGGCGATCGGTCGGGCAGTCGGCGTGGATGAGATCCGTGCCGGGTTGATGCCTCAGGACAAGGTCGAGGCAGTGGAGCAGGTTCTGAAGGACTATGGCAGCACGGTGATGGTGGGCGACGGAGTGAACGACGCCCCGGCCATGGCCAGGGCCTCGGTGGGCGTGGCGATGGGTGCGGCCGGCACCGACGCCGCACTGGAGACGGCGGACATCGTGCTGATGTCCGACGACCTGACCCGGGTGCCCTACGTCATGCGATTGGGCAGGAGCACCATCCGCCACATTCAGCAGAACATCGCCCTATCACTGCTGATCAAGGGTGTGTTCCTTGCCCTCGCCCTGATGGGCAGGGCGACCCTGTGGATGGCTGTGTTCGCTGATATGGGCACGTCGTTGATCGTCACCCTGAACGGCATGCGACTGCTCCGCGCAAAGTAGAGTCTGCATCTATCTGCCCTAGTCTCAGGTCACATCGGCCAGGGACCAGGGCAGCACATCCGGGGGTCGACCAGTAACCTTGATCTGCTCGCAAAGGCGGGCAACCGGTGCCGACTCCAGACCACAGGCGGCTTGCGCGAGCTCATCAAGCAGGCGCCGGTCGCGCTCCGTCACTTGTGCTTCGTCTGCCAGCGGAATGCCCATGGCCACCCAGGACAGGCCTTCGTGCTTGGTCAGCGCAAATGCGTCGCGCAGCAGAACGTGGCGCAGGTAGCCCCATCCTCGCCAGCGTAGAAAGCCGAACTGCTCCGCAGCGAGATGGCCCATCCGGCACGATAGCCACGCTTCAGCGCCGGTGCGGTAGTCTTCCGTAGGTACGTCGTTGGGATCAAAAGAGATCGCATAGCCAGCGCGCTGGACCGAATCAAGCTGGGCGTCCACTCTGTGCCAGCGAGCGCTCTCTGGGGACCAGACCTCGCAAAGCCAGTGATCGACCCACATAGTCTGGTTCAGATAGCGAGCAAAACCAGCGCGTGGCCTCGCCGGGCGGCCCTGATAGCGGAGAATCGCGCAGAGCAGGACGGCATAGTCGTGGCAGGTAGTGACCACACGTCGCCCAGGCGGCCGCGGCTCGGTCAGCGGACGCGAGTCGAGGTCGAATGCCCTCGCCAGTATGCCCCGAGCATCGCCAATCTCGACCTCGCCCCGGCGCTCCGCTGGAATCTGAGCGCCATAGCGCCAGGTCTCAAGCACGTGGATGAGCGTATGTTGCAGCGTGGCCGTCAGGAGGCCCGTATCTCGAGGCAGCCCATCCAGGCAAGACGAGAACTCTCCGGGAGCACTGTGGTCTCCAGAACAGGAGTAATAGGCCAGAGTTTCGAGGCTGGGTGTGGTCACGTGGCCGCTCCTCGCGACTGTCCATCGAGCCATTCTAGCCTGCTCTCACGGCAGCGACAAGCGGGGGCGCCGCTCTCGCTTTGACGCGCGTGCGCCCCCTGAGTACAATCCTTGACCAAGAGCATGGATCTCAGCGCGGAGGTTCAGGATGTCACCCCTTGAGTGGACCCTCTTCTTCAAGGCCGCGACTGCTGCTGCGGCTGGCTTCGCCATCGGTCGAGAACGTGAGGCCCACGGCTCGCCCGCCGGTGACCGGACACTAGCCCTGGTGGCTCTTGGGGCGGCGGCGCTGACGGGGCTGGGCATGTTCGCCTTCCCCGACCACGTGGCCCGCATCATTGCCGGCGTGATCACCGGAGTTGGCTTTCTTGGCACGGGTGTGATCATGCGCGATGGCAGCGGGGTGGTTCGTGGTCTTACCAGCGCCGCCTGCATTTGGACCGTAGCCGCGGTCGGGGTAGTCATCGGCGCAGGGCATTACTGGCTCGGCCTGGCATTGGCCGGGTTGGTCATGCTCCTCCTGCTGTGCGACAGGTTACCCATGACAAAGCCAGCGGATCCGGCACACCAGCCAGAGTTCCGCGGGCGACAAGATGCTCTCTCACCGAGCGATCAGTCCCCGCCGGCAACGGGTTGACGATCAAGTCGAATTGGAACCAAGTTCCGCTGTCTGGGTGCTCGGCGTCCACACCATTCCTAGTCCGCGAGGTTAACCATGAACCAGATTGCGCAACGATTCACGCGCGTACCTACTCGCTTTGGCGAGCTAGTGCTCCTCTGGACGCCAGAGTCCCACCGGCCGCTCGTGCGGGAGATACTGCTGCCGACTCCTCGAGCAGCCGCCCTGGCTCTGCAGCTAGGCCCCGAGTGCGAGAGCGGACCTGGCGAACACCCGGACCTTTTCCGCCTCGTAGAACAGCTTGCGGCGTTCTGCGCTGGGGTGCCGGTTGATTTCTCGTTGGACAACCTGGACCTGACGCAGTGCCGACCATTCCACAAGCGGGTATTGTTAGCCGATTTCGCCATCCCTCGCGGCTCCGTGACCACCTATGGTCTCTTGGCCCGTTATGTGGGCGCGCCGGGGGCAGCGCGTGCGGTAGGCTCCGCTATGGCCAACAATCCGTTTCCCCTGGTGATCCCCTGCCACAGGACTATCGGCTCGGACGGTCGCCTCCGCGGATTTGGCGGCGGGCTACCGATGAAACGATCGTTGCTCGAAATGGAGGGTATCGAGCTAAGCCCTGCTGGACGAGTGGTCAACCCCAGGTGGTACTACCTTGGCTGACCGGCTCACTCCGGCGCCACAAAGCGGCCAACACTGGCCTCGGAGGCAGGGATGAGAGTGTGTGTCCTTGGCGCGGGCATGGTGGGCAGCGCGATCATTGCCGACCTGGCGCAGGATAAGAACCTTGAGGTTTTGGCGATTGATCGAGATCAGGCCGCGCTGGACCGAGTACGGCAGCGAGCACCCCTGCTGAGTCGGGCAGTCCAGGCAGACCTTGGCCAGGTGGGCGACGTGCCCACACTGGTCAAGGACGCGGACCTCGTGGTCTCGGCCGTACCGGGCCATCTGGGGACCCGCACCCTGGAGGCCGTCATCCGGGCTGGCAAGAACGTGGTCGACATCTCCTTCAGTCCCGAGGATCCCTTCCTTCTTGATGATCTCGCCTGCACGCTTGGTGTCACCGCGGTCGTGGATTGCGGCGTAGCTCCGGGCCTGTGCAACATCATCGCCGGTTACGTCTCTGGCCAGCTAGAGGTCACTGACCGTTATGAGTGTTATGTGGGGGGTCTGCCCGAGGTCCGGGTGAAGCCATACGAATACCGGGTCGTCTTTTCGGCGGTGGACGTATTGGAGGAGTACACTCGGCCCGCGCGATTCAGAGAGAACGGCCAGCCGGTCACGCGTCCCGCTCTCTCCGACGTCGAGCAGCTCGACATGCCTGGCGTGGGCACGCTCGAGGCCTTTAACACGGACGGCCTGCGTTCACTGCTGCACACTCTCCCTATCCCCACCATGCGGGAGAAAACGCTGCGTTACCCGGGCCATGCCGCGCTGATGCAGGTCCTGCGCGACAGCGGCTTCTTCAGCACCACACCCGTTGAGCTCCGCGGCGCGAGCGTGGCGCCGATGGATCTGACGTCCCGTCTGCTGTTCCACCAGTGGCGAATGCCGGCGGGAGAACGCGACCTCACCGTCATGCTCGTCCGGCTGGATGGCCAGGCCAGCGGCCGCCGCGTTCGGCGCGAGTTCTACCTGCTCGACCGTTTTGACGATGCCAGTCAGACCACGTCGATGGCCCGCACCACGGGCTACACCTGCTCCCTGGTAGCGCGTCTGGTGCTTTGCGGCCAGTTCGCACGGCGCGGCATCTGCCCTCCCGAATTCATCGGACAGACGCCCGGTTGCTTTGACTGGCTCAGGCAGGAGTACGAGAAGCGCGGCATCTGGTTGACCGAGTCAACCCGCCAGCTCTAGCAGCACCGCTGCGCTCGTCTCCGGCTAGGTGGCAAAGAGCAAAAAGCGCAGCACCTCAAAGTAGTTCTCGTGAGCATACTCGACCATTGCTTCGTCCATCTGCCTCGCGCCAGGATAGAACCCCATCTGGTGCGCCCGAGATGCCTGCTTGTAGCGCACCTGCATCACGAACCGCTGCGGAACAGGAAGCCGACACAGGGACAGGTCACCTTTGAGCGCCAGGGCGACCCCCTCCCTGATCCGCCCCACGGCGACCTCGGGGTGCAGGTTCACCGTTGCCTCACCGATGCCTTCCTTCACCGGCACTGTCGTGATGTGCGAGTTGAGCAACGCCGCCTCGTCGCATAGTCCCTTGTCGCCCGAGAGAAATGCAACCGGTATACCCAGAGAGGCCGCAACATAGGAGTGCAACGTGAACTCGGACGCCGGATGCCCGTTGAGTGTCAGCAGAGCGATCTGCCCGGACATGGTGTGTGCCAGCGGATTGGTTGCTGCCCCGGCCCGAGAATGGTAGCCAACCATCACCACGGCCGAGAAAGACTCGTTCAGCTCCTGAACCATGCTGAACGGGTGCCCCGTCCAGCCACGGACCAGCCGCACCTCGCGCGGCAGCCGCGCGGCAATAATGTTGCGCCCTGTATCGTGCGAGTCCTTGACCCACACGTCCTGCGCTCCCGCCGACAGCGCCCCCTCGCAGGCAGCAGCAACCTCGGCTGTCATCTGCTCCCGAGCGGCCTTGCTTTCCTCCTTCTGCAGGTCCGTTTCGTCCCAGTGTGTGACGCCGGTAATGCCTTCAATGTCTGCACTTATGTAGACTTTCACCATCACCCCTCGACCAGCTTGATTGTCTGGTGCCGGCGAGCCGCGGCAAGACTCAGCCGCACGCCTTACTCCGCCCGGTCACCACGCTCAAGAACGATGGTCTGGCCATCGGTTCGCACCAGTTCCAGCCTATCCTCCTCGAGTCGGTACGTCTTGACTTCAGCCAGAGTGGCCAGGAATG comes from the Chloroflexi bacterium ADurb.Bin180 genome and includes:
- a CDS encoding Yip1 domain protein, giving the protein MLDRIMRIIKLDFSVFKEIESDPQATKQAAIIVAVASVLSGIGAAAGAARPANGFVSELIGGFIGWFVWSYVSQFVGRMLYQSKGSLNEVLRVVGYANAPRLLGILGIIPCVGWIGSLAGGILALVAGVLAIREGLDLDSTQAIIVTVVGWLALMLVAFIIASVLGVGSALGGMVSGR
- the glpQ1_1 gene encoding putative glycerophosphoryl diester phosphodiesterase 1, which codes for MILEIVAHRGAHEKLPENTLAAFQQAAVMDADMVEMDVRLTRDHVPVICHYYALPDRLGLPGCVFEYTLSKMRQAEEKLQATDSTGSIAILREVLESLTGRVGLEIEVKGPEPECVEIISATQLDYRRFWDTMELTSYEPALLLALSERCPGLASDLLYPPSEPWKTLDIVAYEAKHLGRLARARAVHLHHGQLSEQVVASLYAFSLETHVWGVNDVSALQLCRDLGLKRVCTDQLTMALDWRSEAAA
- a CDS encoding Prenyltransferase and squalene oxidase repeat protein, whose amino-acid sequence is MWSPCDDQSAVVNWLLRPEDPSIRLLSLRHLMGLPSDDPGVQEASVAVVDSPLVKRILSRQNADGSWGKSANPYLPKYKSSYWTLMLLGHLAVPYGNEPVRRAVDHILTFQQPCGGFATYEEDNARVEYEFAVKREAARGKPAPDEQSFLENLLREMTLSCLTGNVVSALVRLGYGRLPEAARAVDWLIQIQNADGGWLCPYWSAHLRDKHSCFYGTISALEALAEMLRLRPSTRLRQAADRGAEFLLLHRLYRADHHDWQPINPQWLRLSFPWFYGYSILRGLWVLGLLGCCDERAQDALSVLLERRTPDGRWILEHSPYGRMAANLEKVGQPSKWVTLHALWAVRNLTSGASSH
- a CDS encoding hypothetical protein (Transcriptional repressor SmtB homolog) codes for the protein MTEADLDHCEVEAIHPSVVRQAQEQMLDEPTATRLAELFQALGDPTRVRVLSALCVGELCVCDLAATLAMSQSAISHQLRVLRQLRLVKRRKMGQMVFYSLDDEHVSSLFSEGLDHVRHPPAVSAC
- the cadA gene encoding putative cadmium-transporting ATPase codes for the protein MTQHITLPIKGLDCADCARALEGGVAQLEGVVHPVLNFASSSLAVEYDPARVSLGSVMKRIKELGYDVAGETLTFQLEGLDCADCAAKLQQAAANVPGVLSAQVNFVTAEMHLLVLPRQAVEQAVFGLASEMGYRVRTAAETDRLTRDEPRSNWRIWLYERRRTVLTVLSGSFLVLALVAGRLDWNPILVSGLFALAMLCGGVYIARSGWAALRTTHTLDMNMLMTIAAIGAAAIGEWAEGASAMFLFSLGNTLEAMTMDRARSAIRRLIALSPREATRVHGDHADRVPVEQLAVGDLIEVKPGERVAMDGAIEQGRSSVDQSPVTGESVPVDVQPGSPVYAGSINGQGALLVRVTRLASDNTLSRIVQMVQEAQGRRAPAQRFVDTFARYYTPAVIALAAGVAVLPPLISGAPFLTWLYRALVLLVISCPCALVISTPVAIVSAISSAARKGVLVKGGMYLESIAKVRAVAFDKTGTLTEGRPAVVDIVPLGSVPSLPGLAQEPTNPADRVLTVAAAIDVHSQHPVARAIQAEARTRGLALPQTSEYQQLVGFGGQARFDGSIYYIGNHALFTDRVPHAEEVCGLVEKLEAEGKTVVLVGSPDGVLGVISVADRVRPSSPAVLKELKHLGVSHTVLLTGDNQRTAQAIGRAVGVDEIRAGLMPQDKVEAVEQVLKDYGSTVMVGDGVNDAPAMARASVGVAMGAAGTDAALETADIVLMSDDLTRVPYVMRLGRSTIRHIQQNIALSLLIKGVFLALALMGRATLWMAVFADMGTSLIVTLNGMRLLRAK
- a CDS encoding Transglutaminase-like superfamily protein, producing the protein MTTPSLETLAYYSCSGDHSAPGEFSSCLDGLPRDTGLLTATLQHTLIHVLETWRYGAQIPAERRGEVEIGDARGILARAFDLDSRPLTEPRPPGRRVVTTCHDYAVLLCAILRYQGRPARPRAGFARYLNQTMWVDHWLCEVWSPESARWHRVDAQLDSVQRAGYAISFDPNDVPTEDYRTGAEAWLSCRMGHLAAEQFGFLRWRGWGYLRHVLLRDAFALTKHEGLSWVAMGIPLADEAQVTERDRRLLDELAQAACGLESAPVARLCEQIKVTGRPPDVLPWSLADVT
- a CDS encoding putative Mg(2+) transport ATPase produces the protein MSPLEWTLFFKAATAAAAGFAIGREREAHGSPAGDRTLALVALGAAALTGLGMFAFPDHVARIIAGVITGVGFLGTGVIMRDGSGVVRGLTSAACIWTVAAVGVVIGAGHYWLGLALAGLVMLLLLCDRLPMTKPADPAHQPEFRGRQDALSPSDQSPPATG
- the ogt_2 gene encoding Methylated-DNA--protein-cysteine methyltransferase → MNQIAQRFTRVPTRFGELVLLWTPESHRPLVREILLPTPRAAALALQLGPECESGPGEHPDLFRLVEQLAAFCAGVPVDFSLDNLDLTQCRPFHKRVLLADFAIPRGSVTTYGLLARYVGAPGAARAVGSAMANNPFPLVIPCHRTIGSDGRLRGFGGGLPMKRSLLEMEGIELSPAGRVVNPRWYYLG
- the lysDH gene encoding Lysine 6-dehydrogenase: MRVCVLGAGMVGSAIIADLAQDKNLEVLAIDRDQAALDRVRQRAPLLSRAVQADLGQVGDVPTLVKDADLVVSAVPGHLGTRTLEAVIRAGKNVVDISFSPEDPFLLDDLACTLGVTAVVDCGVAPGLCNIIAGYVSGQLEVTDRYECYVGGLPEVRVKPYEYRVVFSAVDVLEEYTRPARFRENGQPVTRPALSDVEQLDMPGVGTLEAFNTDGLRSLLHTLPIPTMREKTLRYPGHAALMQVLRDSGFFSTTPVELRGASVAPMDLTSRLLFHQWRMPAGERDLTVMLVRLDGQASGRRVRREFYLLDRFDDASQTTSMARTTGYTCSLVARLVLCGQFARRGICPPEFIGQTPGCFDWLRQEYEKRGIWLTESTRQL
- the dppA_2 gene encoding D-aminopeptidase, producing the protein MVKVYISADIEGITGVTHWDETDLQKEESKAAREQMTAEVAAACEGALSAGAQDVWVKDSHDTGRNIIAARLPREVRLVRGWTGHPFSMVQELNESFSAVVMVGYHSRAGAATNPLAHTMSGQIALLTLNGHPASEFTLHSYVAASLGIPVAFLSGDKGLCDEAALLNSHITTVPVKEGIGEATVNLHPEVAVGRIREGVALALKGDLSLCRLPVPQRFVMQVRYKQASRAHQMGFYPGARQMDEAMVEYAHENYFEVLRFLLFAT